A genomic segment from Dechloromonas denitrificans encodes:
- a CDS encoding replication-associated recombination protein A — protein MNDLFSHAGPDVGAPLAEQLRPQTPDDVIGQQHLLGPGKPLRLAFESGLPHSMILWGPPGVGKTTLARMMATQFQCEFIALSAVFSGIKEVREAVAQAEIWRGQGKRTILFVDEIHRFNKAQQDGFLPFVESGLLTFIGATTENPSFEVNSALLSRASVYVLKSLSEAEMGLLFDRACTKALADLSFDNEARERMVGLADGDARRLLNLLEQVRTAARTAGLAAVDGQFIEETMAQNLRRFDKGGDAFYDQISALHKSVRGSSPDGALYWLTRMLDGGADPRYLARRIVRMAWEDIGLADPRAMQIANDAAATYERLGSPEGELALGQAVIYLAVAAKSNAGYNAYNAARAFVGKDGSRPVPVHLRNAPTKLMKELGYGHAYRYAHDEPEAYAAGESYLPDGMPEPGWYEPTPRGLEGKIGEKLAHLRDLDRKAGKK, from the coding sequence ATGAATGATTTGTTTTCCCATGCCGGGCCAGATGTCGGGGCGCCGCTTGCCGAGCAGCTTCGGCCGCAAACACCGGATGATGTGATCGGCCAGCAGCATTTGCTCGGGCCGGGCAAGCCCTTGCGTCTGGCGTTTGAATCGGGTTTGCCGCATTCGATGATTCTCTGGGGGCCGCCGGGGGTGGGCAAGACAACGCTGGCGCGGATGATGGCAACGCAGTTCCAGTGCGAATTCATTGCGCTGTCGGCGGTTTTTTCCGGCATCAAGGAAGTGCGCGAAGCGGTTGCCCAGGCCGAAATATGGCGCGGGCAGGGCAAGCGGACCATTCTGTTTGTCGATGAAATCCACCGCTTTAACAAAGCGCAGCAGGATGGCTTTTTGCCCTTTGTTGAATCCGGTTTGCTGACCTTTATTGGCGCAACGACGGAGAACCCTTCGTTTGAAGTCAATTCGGCATTGCTCTCTCGGGCTTCGGTCTATGTGCTGAAGTCCTTGAGTGAGGCCGAGATGGGCTTGCTGTTCGACCGCGCCTGCACCAAGGCGCTGGCCGATCTGAGCTTCGATAATGAAGCGCGGGAACGCATGGTCGGTCTGGCCGATGGCGATGCCCGGCGTTTGCTCAATCTGCTTGAGCAAGTACGCACGGCGGCGCGTACCGCCGGCCTTGCTGCGGTCGACGGTCAGTTTATCGAAGAAACCATGGCGCAAAACCTGCGCCGTTTCGACAAGGGCGGCGATGCGTTTTACGACCAGATTTCGGCCTTGCACAAGTCAGTGCGCGGCTCCAGCCCGGACGGTGCGCTGTACTGGCTGACCCGCATGCTCGACGGCGGTGCCGACCCGCGTTATCTCGCCCGGCGCATCGTGCGCATGGCCTGGGAAGATATCGGGCTGGCCGACCCGCGGGCGATGCAGATCGCCAACGATGCGGCGGCCACCTATGAGCGCCTAGGCTCGCCGGAGGGCGAACTGGCGCTGGGGCAGGCGGTGATTTATCTTGCCGTGGCAGCCAAGTCGAATGCCGGCTACAACGCCTACAATGCGGCGCGGGCATTTGTCGGCAAGGATGGTTCGCGGCCAGTGCCGGTGCATTTGCGCAATGCGCCGACCAAGCTGATGAAGGAACTCGGCTACGGCCACGCCTATCGTTATGCCCACGACGAGCCGGAAGCCTACGCGGCCGGCGAAAGCTATCTGCCGGATGGCATGCCGGAACCCGGCTGGTACGAACCGACGCCGCGTGGCCTGGAAGGCAAGATCGGCGAAAAACTGGCGCATCTGCGCGACCTGGATCGCAAAGCCGGGAAAAAATAG
- a CDS encoding integron integrase produces the protein MESNQPSTLLGRLREVIRYKHYSIRTEQTYVEWVRRFVAFHGRRHPREMGPEEVRRFLAYLASELKVAASTHQQALSALLFLYREVLGVDLPWLTDLDRPKKPKRTPVVLSRGEVERLLNVMEGTHALMARLLYGTGMRLMECVRLRVKDVDFERGELTVRHGKGGKDRLTVLPASVVPALQAHLVRVRALWERDEVAGMPGVQMPEALARKYPAAPKSWSWFWVFPARELSTDPRSGIERRHHTHEQALQRAIKVAVGLAGIAKPASTHTLRHSFATHLLESGYDIRTVQELLGHSDVSTTMIYTHVLNKGGRGVVSPLDAVH, from the coding sequence ATGGAATCAAACCAACCCTCGACCTTGCTGGGGCGTCTTCGGGAAGTCATTCGTTATAAGCACTACAGCATAAGGACAGAGCAAACTTATGTCGAGTGGGTTCGTCGTTTTGTGGCTTTTCATGGTCGTCGTCATCCTCGCGAAATGGGGCCGGAAGAGGTTCGGCGCTTTCTTGCTTATCTCGCTTCGGAGTTGAAGGTGGCTGCTTCAACGCATCAACAGGCTTTGTCGGCCCTGTTGTTTTTGTATCGTGAAGTATTGGGCGTTGATCTGCCTTGGTTGACTGATCTGGATCGGCCAAAAAAGCCGAAACGGACGCCCGTCGTGCTCTCTCGCGGTGAAGTCGAGCGGCTTTTGAACGTCATGGAAGGAACGCATGCCCTGATGGCCCGTTTGTTGTATGGAACCGGGATGCGCTTGATGGAGTGTGTGCGCCTGCGTGTCAAGGATGTGGATTTCGAGCGGGGTGAATTGACCGTGCGTCATGGCAAGGGGGGCAAGGATCGATTGACGGTATTACCGGCATCGGTGGTGCCGGCTTTGCAGGCGCATCTGGTTCGTGTGCGCGCTTTGTGGGAGCGTGACGAGGTGGCAGGCATGCCCGGTGTGCAGATGCCGGAGGCCCTGGCAAGAAAGTATCCCGCTGCGCCCAAGTCATGGAGCTGGTTCTGGGTGTTTCCGGCGCGTGAGTTGTCGACTGATCCGCGCAGCGGTATTGAGCGTCGTCACCATACGCATGAACAAGCCTTGCAGCGGGCGATCAAGGTGGCGGTGGGTTTGGCTGGCATTGCCAAGCCGGCGTCGACGCATACTTTGCGTCATTCCTTTGCAACGCATTTGCTGGAGTCAGGCTACGACATTCGTACCGTTCAGGAGTTGCTGGGGCATTCCGATGTTTCGACCACCATGATTTACACCCATGTTTTGAACAAAGGTGGGCGCGGTGTGGTGTCACCGCTGGATGCCGTCCACTGA
- a CDS encoding IS1182 family transposase has protein sequence MARYKAIDTSPRFLAVDLEKQLLPGSFEHAVHHLLDHEFDLSLFDSRYRNDQNGASAYPPGMLLKVILCAYAQGVVSSRGIARLCREHVTFIALSGDSAPHFTTLAAFVSSLDEEVARLFAQVLYLCHRQGLIGREMFAIDGVKLPSNASKAKSGTRADFAHQADKLEAAAKKMLARHRENDRQSVEPDLAEKSRQRSESLQQEAAQLRQWLTANPQDRKGSKGAIRKSNRTDPESAKMATSKGVIQGYTGVAAVDAKHQIIIEAQAHGTGSEQELLLPVVRATQAQATPDTLYTADAGYHSERNLKALAQENINALIADNGMRQRDERFKDQGKHKVKPDPLYDKANPKKAARRYRPQDFTRDPETGICTCPAGKQLYRNGTNCIHNGHLATKYSGTLRDCLPCEQRTKCLRTPEKTQVRQVAFFRGKADTTEESETDRMKKALDSEAGRARYGRRFATVEPVFGNLRHNKRLDHFTLRGRKKVDTQWKLYCLVHNIEKLAHHGFGQ, from the coding sequence ATGGCCCGCTACAAAGCAATCGACACCAGCCCGAGGTTTCTCGCGGTAGATCTGGAGAAGCAGTTGCTGCCCGGTAGTTTCGAGCATGCCGTGCATCACCTGCTCGACCACGAATTCGATCTTTCCCTTTTCGACAGTCGCTACCGCAACGATCAGAACGGCGCCAGCGCCTATCCCCCGGGGATGTTGCTCAAAGTCATCCTCTGCGCCTACGCCCAGGGCGTGGTTAGCAGCCGGGGCATTGCGCGGCTGTGCCGCGAACACGTCACCTTCATCGCCCTCAGCGGCGACTCCGCACCGCACTTCACCACCTTGGCGGCCTTCGTCTCCAGCCTCGACGAAGAAGTCGCCCGCCTCTTTGCACAGGTGCTTTACCTCTGTCATCGGCAAGGTCTGATCGGCCGGGAAATGTTCGCCATTGACGGCGTCAAGCTGCCCAGCAACGCCTCCAAGGCCAAGAGCGGCACGCGAGCCGACTTCGCCCATCAAGCCGACAAACTCGAAGCTGCCGCCAAGAAGATGCTGGCCCGCCACCGCGAGAACGACCGCCAGTCCGTCGAACCTGACCTCGCCGAGAAATCCCGGCAACGGTCCGAAAGCTTGCAGCAAGAGGCCGCCCAACTCCGCCAATGGCTGACCGCCAACCCTCAAGACAGAAAGGGCAGTAAAGGCGCCATCCGCAAAAGCAATCGCACCGACCCCGAGAGCGCCAAGATGGCCACCAGCAAAGGCGTCATTCAAGGCTACACCGGCGTAGCAGCCGTCGATGCCAAGCACCAGATCATCATCGAAGCCCAGGCCCACGGCACCGGCTCGGAACAAGAGCTACTGCTGCCGGTCGTGCGCGCTACTCAGGCGCAAGCCACTCCGGACACGCTCTACACGGCTGATGCCGGCTACCACTCTGAACGCAACCTCAAAGCCCTGGCCCAAGAGAACATCAACGCCCTGATTGCCGACAACGGCATGCGCCAACGTGACGAACGCTTCAAGGACCAAGGCAAACACAAAGTGAAGCCTGATCCCCTCTACGACAAGGCTAACCCGAAGAAAGCCGCCAGGCGTTACCGTCCGCAGGACTTCACACGCGATCCCGAAACTGGCATCTGCACCTGTCCAGCCGGCAAGCAGCTCTACCGCAATGGCACGAACTGCATCCACAACGGCCACCTCGCCACCAAATACAGCGGCACTCTGCGCGACTGCCTGCCCTGCGAACAACGCACCAAATGCCTGCGCACGCCGGAGAAAACCCAAGTCCGGCAAGTTGCGTTCTTTCGAGGCAAAGCCGACACAACCGAAGAAAGCGAGACCGACCGGATGAAGAAAGCCCTCGACAGCGAAGCAGGCAGAGCCCGTTATGGGCGACGCTTCGCCACCGTCGAACCGGTGTTCGGCAACTTGAGGCACAACAAGCGACTGGATCACTTCACGCTACGTGGGCGGAAGAAGGTTGATACGCAGTGGAAGCTGTACTGCCTGGTGCACAACATCGAGAAACTGGCGCATCACGGGTTCGGGCAGTAG
- a CDS encoding NAD(P)/FAD-dependent oxidoreductase, which translates to MHFDVIIIGSGAAGMMCAAQAGARGRRVLLVDHAAKIGERIRISGGGRCNFTNRTVSADNYLSQNPHFCRSALARFSQYDFIAMIEKRRIPYHEREHGQLFCDDSAVEIIDMLRDACDAVQVRWALDCAVHGVEHHPDVEHKRYTLRTANGTFSCQSLVVATGGLAIPQIGASPFGYKLAEQFGIPVIAPKPALVPLALGPELLAPLKPMAGATLDASACFEDAAFRENVLITHRGLSGPAILQVSSYWQMQEYGGGKKLPVEINLLPGLDAGEWLAEHRQGRIHLPNLLAEHLPRRFAQEWCLLQGGEKFQTRPISELSNRDLDAVARTLNAWPLMPSGTLGFAKAEVTLGGVSTAALSSKTMEAKAAPGLYFIGEVVDVTGWLGGYNFQWAWSSGWVAGQFA; encoded by the coding sequence ATGCATTTTGACGTCATCATCATCGGTTCCGGCGCGGCCGGCATGATGTGCGCGGCCCAGGCCGGGGCGCGGGGAAGGCGGGTCCTGCTGGTCGATCACGCGGCAAAAATCGGCGAGCGCATCCGCATTTCCGGTGGCGGGCGCTGCAACTTCACCAACCGCACGGTCAGCGCCGACAACTACCTTTCACAGAACCCGCATTTCTGCCGCTCGGCACTGGCTCGTTTCAGCCAGTACGACTTCATCGCGATGATCGAAAAGCGGCGCATCCCGTATCACGAGCGCGAACACGGCCAACTGTTCTGCGATGACTCGGCGGTCGAAATCATCGACATGCTGCGCGATGCCTGCGATGCCGTACAAGTGCGCTGGGCGCTTGACTGCGCGGTGCACGGCGTCGAGCACCACCCGGATGTCGAACACAAGCGTTACACCCTGCGCACGGCGAACGGGACTTTCTCCTGCCAGTCGCTGGTCGTTGCCACGGGCGGGCTGGCTATCCCGCAGATCGGTGCCAGTCCCTTTGGTTACAAACTGGCCGAGCAATTCGGCATTCCAGTCATCGCCCCGAAACCGGCACTAGTGCCGCTGGCGCTCGGGCCGGAACTGCTGGCGCCGCTCAAGCCGATGGCCGGTGCGACGCTCGATGCCAGCGCCTGCTTCGAAGACGCGGCCTTCCGCGAAAATGTGCTGATCACCCACCGTGGCCTTTCCGGCCCGGCCATCCTGCAGGTATCGAGCTATTGGCAAATGCAGGAGTACGGCGGGGGCAAGAAACTGCCGGTTGAAATCAACCTGTTGCCCGGCTTGGATGCCGGTGAATGGCTGGCCGAGCATCGGCAAGGGCGCATTCATCTGCCCAATCTGCTGGCCGAACACCTGCCGCGCCGCTTCGCGCAGGAATGGTGTCTGCTGCAGGGGGGCGAAAAATTCCAGACCCGGCCGATCAGCGAATTATCGAATCGCGATCTCGATGCCGTTGCCAGAACACTCAACGCCTGGCCGTTGATGCCTTCCGGTACGCTCGGTTTTGCCAAGGCCGAAGTAACCCTTGGCGGCGTGTCGACCGCGGCACTCTCGTCAAAAACCATGGAAGCCAAGGCCGCACCCGGCCTCTACTTCATCGGCGAAGTGGTCGACGTCACCGGTTGGCTGGGCGGCTACAACTTTCAGTGGGCCTGGTCATCCGGCTGGGTCGCCGGGCAGTTCGCCTGA
- a CDS encoding VOC family protein, which yields MKFAYTIVYVPDVAASLAFFETAFGFSRRFLHESGSYGELESGETTLSFAAHELGDMNFPGGHVRADTSAQPLGMELAFVCDDVAAAHRRAVAAGALELSAPQEKPWGQTVSYVRCPDGTLVELCSPIVPA from the coding sequence ATGAAATTTGCCTACACCATCGTTTATGTCCCGGATGTTGCCGCCTCGCTCGCTTTTTTCGAGACAGCTTTCGGGTTCAGCCGTCGCTTTCTGCACGAATCGGGCAGCTACGGCGAACTGGAGAGCGGCGAAACGACGCTTTCATTTGCCGCGCATGAGCTCGGCGACATGAACTTTCCCGGCGGGCATGTCCGGGCCGATACCTCGGCCCAGCCGCTCGGCATGGAGTTGGCCTTCGTCTGCGACGATGTAGCCGCCGCCCATCGCCGGGCCGTTGCGGCGGGTGCGCTTGAACTGTCGGCACCCCAGGAAAAACCGTGGGGACAAACGGTTTCTTACGTGCGCTGCCCGGATGGCACGCTGGTCGAACTTTGTTCCCCCATCGTGCCGGCCTGA
- a CDS encoding GNAT family N-acetyltransferase: MPVNTDIRRMCAADLPAVMAIQAQAYPPVMNEPEAVFAQRLQASPDYCWVAELDDGLAGYLFGYRSQHGKITALGAGFTPSEAGDCLYLHDLAIARQARGSGVAGQLIKQALAAAQAMKMRHAALVSVQDAQPFWAKHGFKPAAVDDPKQAKNLGSYPPPACYMSQPLAA; this comes from the coding sequence ATGCCGGTCAATACGGATATTCGCCGGATGTGCGCGGCCGATCTGCCTGCCGTCATGGCAATCCAGGCGCAAGCCTATCCGCCAGTGATGAATGAGCCGGAAGCGGTTTTTGCGCAGCGCCTGCAGGCCTCGCCCGATTACTGCTGGGTTGCGGAGCTTGACGACGGGCTGGCCGGCTACCTGTTCGGTTATCGCTCGCAACACGGAAAAATCACCGCGCTTGGTGCCGGGTTTACGCCGTCAGAGGCAGGCGACTGCCTGTACCTGCACGATCTGGCGATTGCCCGGCAGGCGCGAGGCAGCGGCGTGGCCGGGCAGTTGATCAAGCAGGCACTGGCGGCAGCTCAGGCAATGAAAATGCGCCATGCCGCACTGGTTTCGGTGCAGGATGCGCAGCCATTCTGGGCAAAGCACGGTTTCAAGCCTGCTGCGGTCGACGACCCGAAACAGGCCAAAAACCTGGGCAGCTACCCACCGCCCGCCTGCTACATGAGCCAGCCACTCGCGGCATGA
- the lolA gene encoding outer membrane lipoprotein chaperone LolA, producing the protein MKFAHKTLLTAAIAIFPLLAEAGAIDQLHQFLQNTRTLKAEFAQTVIGKNGRKPQLSSGLVAISRPGKLRWEIVKPYPQLVVGDGDKIWIYDPELQQVTVRKAGQAISGSPAALLSGNNDLEKNFTLKEAGEAEGMLWLEATPKVGDSGFDKVRLGFAGSDLKAMELQDSFGQTTLIRFSKVERNPALAAGTFKFTPPAGVDVVGE; encoded by the coding sequence ATGAAATTTGCCCATAAAACGCTGTTGACCGCAGCAATCGCCATTTTTCCACTATTGGCCGAAGCTGGCGCGATTGATCAGTTGCATCAGTTCCTGCAGAACACGCGCACGCTGAAAGCCGAGTTTGCCCAGACCGTGATTGGCAAGAATGGCCGCAAGCCACAACTGTCGTCGGGTTTGGTCGCCATCTCCCGGCCCGGAAAATTGCGTTGGGAAATCGTCAAGCCCTACCCGCAACTGGTGGTCGGCGATGGCGACAAAATCTGGATTTATGATCCCGAATTGCAGCAAGTCACCGTGCGCAAGGCCGGTCAGGCAATCAGCGGCTCGCCGGCAGCATTGCTCTCTGGTAACAACGACCTGGAAAAGAACTTCACGCTAAAGGAAGCCGGCGAAGCCGAAGGCATGCTCTGGCTGGAAGCGACACCGAAGGTCGGCGACAGCGGTTTTGACAAGGTTCGCCTGGGCTTTGCCGGCAGCGACCTGAAAGCCATGGAATTGCAGGACAGCTTCGGCCAGACGACGCTGATTCGCTTCAGCAAGGTCGAGCGCAATCCGGCTTTGGCCGCCGGCACCTTCAAATTCACCCCGCCTGCCGGGGTTGATGTCGTCGGCGAGTAA
- a CDS encoding DNA translocase FtsK yields MGVRSSDRNRNAPSPLPDKIGGLLQESRWLGLGAIALFLGMALWGFSKEDPGWSHTVMANTIHNPAGRAGAWISDLMLYIFGFSAWWWIVLLGMFVWWGVRHINAQDGEERHPLYIALLGFVFLLLASSSLEALRFYSARLELPLSPGGMLGLEMSRVLESQMGFTGSTLLLLACLAVGWSAFSGMSWLWAFERLGAGLETFVGFFYGRVDTWRDRQIGKEVAQQREVVVEEEKRRVELHEPIIIETPAPVEVPVSKKAEARLEREKQVALFPEAIIGGQLPPLHLLDPAPPPTETVSPETLEYTSRLIERKLADFGVQVKVLAAMPGPVITRYEIEPAVGVKGAQIVNLARDLARALAMVSIRVVETVPGKSCMALELPNPKRQTVKLSEIISSKPYNDMSSPLTVCLGKDIGGLPVVADLAKTPHLLVAGTTGSGKSVGVNAMILSMLYKAEPDQVRLIMVDPKMLELSIYEGIPHLLAPVVTDMKQAANALHWCVTEMEKRYKLMSAMGVRNIAGLNTKIKDAEKRGEHIPNPLTLTPETPEPLQTMPFIVVIIDELADLMMVVGKKVEEQIARLAQKARASGIHLVLATQRPSVDVITGLIKANIPTRLSFQVSSKIDSRTILDQMGAEALLGQGDMLYLAPGTGYPTRVHGAFVSDDEVHRVVEHLKATGAPEYVEDILNGAGGDDEGGGEGGEGGAGDAEADPLYDQAVDIVLKNKRASISLVQRHLRIGYNRSARLIEAMEKAGLVSSMDGRGGREVLARKEAE; encoded by the coding sequence ATGGGTGTCCGCAGTTCTGACCGCAATCGCAATGCACCGAGTCCCTTGCCGGACAAGATCGGTGGCCTGCTGCAAGAGTCCCGCTGGCTGGGGCTGGGCGCGATCGCCCTGTTTCTTGGCATGGCCTTGTGGGGATTCAGCAAGGAAGATCCGGGCTGGTCGCACACGGTCATGGCGAACACCATTCACAATCCGGCCGGTCGTGCCGGGGCGTGGATTTCGGACCTGATGCTCTACATATTTGGATTTTCCGCCTGGTGGTGGATTGTCCTGCTCGGCATGTTTGTCTGGTGGGGCGTTCGCCACATCAACGCGCAGGATGGCGAGGAGCGTCATCCGCTGTACATCGCGCTGCTCGGCTTCGTCTTCCTGCTGCTGGCCAGTTCGTCACTGGAAGCCTTGCGTTTCTATTCGGCCCGACTGGAATTGCCGTTGAGTCCGGGCGGCATGCTCGGGCTTGAGATGAGCCGTGTGCTTGAGTCGCAAATGGGTTTTACCGGCTCAACCCTGCTTTTACTGGCTTGCCTTGCGGTTGGCTGGAGTGCTTTTTCCGGCATGTCGTGGTTGTGGGCCTTTGAGCGCTTGGGTGCGGGGCTGGAAACCTTTGTCGGCTTCTTCTACGGCCGGGTCGATACCTGGCGCGATCGCCAGATTGGCAAGGAAGTCGCTCAGCAGCGCGAAGTGGTCGTCGAGGAAGAAAAGCGCCGCGTCGAGTTGCACGAACCGATCATCATCGAAACGCCGGCGCCGGTCGAAGTGCCGGTCTCGAAAAAGGCTGAAGCCCGCCTTGAGCGCGAAAAGCAGGTGGCACTCTTCCCCGAAGCGATCATTGGTGGCCAATTGCCGCCGCTGCATCTGCTTGATCCGGCACCGCCGCCGACTGAAACGGTCAGCCCGGAAACCCTCGAATACACCTCGCGCCTGATCGAGCGCAAGCTCGCTGACTTCGGCGTTCAGGTCAAAGTGCTGGCCGCGATGCCGGGGCCGGTGATTACCCGTTACGAAATCGAGCCGGCGGTCGGCGTCAAGGGGGCGCAGATCGTCAATCTGGCGCGCGACCTGGCGCGGGCGTTGGCCATGGTGTCGATCCGCGTCGTTGAAACGGTGCCCGGAAAATCGTGCATGGCGCTTGAGCTGCCCAACCCGAAGCGGCAGACCGTCAAGCTCTCCGAGATCATTTCCAGCAAGCCCTACAACGACATGAGCAGCCCGCTGACCGTTTGTCTCGGCAAGGACATCGGCGGTTTGCCGGTAGTCGCCGACCTGGCCAAGACGCCGCATTTGCTGGTGGCCGGGACGACCGGTTCCGGCAAGTCGGTCGGCGTCAATGCAATGATTCTGTCGATGCTCTACAAGGCCGAGCCGGATCAGGTGCGCCTGATCATGGTCGACCCGAAAATGCTCGAACTGTCCATTTACGAAGGTATTCCGCATCTCTTGGCGCCGGTCGTCACCGACATGAAGCAGGCGGCCAACGCGCTGCACTGGTGCGTCACCGAGATGGAAAAACGCTACAAGCTGATGTCGGCGATGGGCGTGCGCAACATTGCCGGCCTGAACACCAAGATCAAGGACGCCGAAAAGCGCGGCGAACACATCCCGAACCCGCTGACGCTGACGCCGGAAACCCCGGAGCCGCTGCAGACCATGCCTTTCATCGTCGTCATCATCGACGAACTGGCCGACCTGATGATGGTGGTCGGCAAGAAGGTCGAAGAGCAGATTGCCCGCCTGGCGCAGAAGGCACGCGCTTCCGGCATTCACCTGGTGCTGGCGACGCAGCGTCCTTCGGTCGATGTGATTACCGGCCTGATCAAGGCCAACATCCCGACCCGTTTGTCGTTCCAGGTGTCGAGCAAGATCGACTCGCGGACCATCCTCGACCAGATGGGTGCCGAAGCACTGCTTGGTCAGGGCGACATGCTTTATCTCGCGCCGGGCACCGGCTATCCGACCCGCGTCCATGGCGCCTTCGTTTCTGATGACGAAGTGCATCGCGTCGTTGAACATCTGAAGGCGACCGGCGCGCCGGAATACGTCGAGGACATCCTCAACGGTGCCGGTGGCGATGACGAAGGTGGCGGTGAAGGCGGCGAGGGCGGTGCTGGCGATGCCGAAGCCGACCCGCTTTACGACCAGGCGGTCGATATCGTGCTCAAGAACAAACGCGCCTCGATCTCCCTGGTCCAGCGTCACCTGCGTATCGGTTATAACCGCTCGGCACGCCTGATCGAAGCGATGGAAAAAGCCGGGCTGGTCTCGTCGATGGATGGTCGTGGCGGCCGTGAAGTGCTGGCCCGCAAGGAAGCCGAATGA
- the trxB gene encoding thioredoxin-disulfide reductase: MSQPSRHCPLIILGSGPAGYTAAVYAARANLKPVLITGMAQGGQLMTTTEVDNWPADADGVQGPELMARFEAHARRFETEMIFDHIHTAKLTEKPFTLIGDSGTYTCDALIIATGASAQYLGLPSEEKFSGKGVSACATCDGFFYRNKPVAVVGGGNTAVEEALYLANIASHVTVIHRREKFKAEKIMQDKLFEKEKAGKVTILWNSTLDEVLGDDSGVTGLRVKNVQSGAAQDIDVHGVFIAIGHKPNTDIFEGQLEMEGGYLVTEMGRKGNATQTSIKGVFAAGDVQDHVYRQACTSAGTGCMAALDAERYLDQLN, translated from the coding sequence ATGTCCCAGCCCAGTCGCCACTGCCCCCTTATCATTCTCGGTTCCGGCCCTGCCGGTTATACCGCTGCGGTCTACGCCGCCCGCGCCAATCTCAAACCTGTCCTGATCACCGGCATGGCCCAAGGCGGCCAACTGATGACGACGACCGAGGTCGACAACTGGCCGGCCGATGCCGATGGTGTGCAAGGCCCGGAACTGATGGCCCGCTTCGAAGCCCATGCCCGCCGCTTCGAAACTGAAATGATCTTCGACCACATCCACACCGCCAAGCTGACCGAAAAGCCGTTCACGCTGATCGGTGACAGCGGCACCTATACCTGTGACGCACTGATCATTGCGACCGGCGCCTCGGCTCAATACCTCGGCCTGCCGTCCGAAGAAAAATTCTCCGGCAAGGGTGTTTCCGCCTGCGCCACCTGCGATGGCTTCTTCTATCGCAACAAGCCGGTCGCGGTCGTCGGCGGCGGCAACACCGCGGTCGAGGAAGCGCTTTACCTGGCCAACATCGCCAGCCATGTCACGGTTATTCACCGCCGCGAAAAGTTCAAGGCCGAGAAAATCATGCAGGACAAGCTGTTCGAAAAGGAAAAGGCCGGCAAGGTCACGATCCTGTGGAACAGCACCCTTGATGAAGTGCTCGGCGACGATTCCGGCGTCACCGGCCTGCGCGTCAAGAATGTGCAGAGCGGTGCCGCACAGGATATCGATGTGCATGGCGTTTTCATCGCCATCGGCCACAAGCCGAACACCGATATTTTCGAAGGCCAGCTCGAAATGGAAGGCGGCTATCTGGTGACTGAAATGGGTCGCAAGGGCAATGCGACGCAGACCAGCATCAAGGGCGTCTTCGCCGCTGGCGATGTTCAGGACCACGTCTATCGCCAGGCTTGCACCTCGGCCGGCACCGGCTGCATGGCAGCACTCGATGCCGAGCGTTACCTGGACCAGCTGAACTGA
- a CDS encoding Smr/MutS family protein, whose product MIDPDDLAAFRAAVADARPLPRTDRVQHRTPLPPPRPLQHQADEQAALHESLHGQIGLQDRLEGGDEPIYLRNGIAHSVLKDLRRGRWVLQAEIDLHGLNRDEARSALSVFLAECNRHGTRCVRVIHGKGYGSPGRDAVLRRLVRGWLMQKIEVLAYCQAKPQDGGEGAVIVLLKTQRKTANPRS is encoded by the coding sequence TTGATCGACCCCGACGACCTCGCGGCCTTTCGGGCCGCAGTAGCCGATGCCCGGCCACTGCCCCGGACGGACCGCGTACAGCATCGCACGCCCCTGCCGCCCCCCCGCCCCTTGCAACACCAGGCGGACGAACAGGCCGCGCTGCATGAAAGCCTGCACGGCCAGATCGGCTTGCAGGACCGCCTCGAAGGCGGAGACGAACCGATTTACCTGCGTAACGGCATTGCCCACAGCGTATTGAAGGATTTGCGCCGTGGGCGCTGGGTCTTGCAGGCGGAAATCGACCTGCACGGCTTGAATCGTGATGAAGCCCGCTCAGCCTTGAGCGTTTTTCTGGCGGAATGCAACCGGCACGGTACCCGGTGCGTACGCGTCATCCACGGCAAAGGCTACGGCTCGCCCGGGCGCGATGCGGTATTGCGTCGCCTGGTTCGTGGCTGGCTGATGCAGAAAATTGAAGTCCTGGCCTACTGCCAGGCCAAACCACAGGACGGCGGCGAAGGTGCCGTTATCGTCCTGCTCAAGACCCAAAGAAAAACGGCCAACCCGAGGAGTTGA
- a CDS encoding P-II family nitrogen regulator — MKKIEAIIKPFKLDEVREALSEVGITGLTVTEVKGFGRQKGHTELYRGAEYVVDFLPKIKIEIVVATETTEAAIDAIIKAARTGKIGDGKIFVTPVEQIVRIRTGEMNESAI, encoded by the coding sequence ATGAAGAAAATTGAAGCCATCATCAAGCCGTTCAAGCTCGACGAAGTGCGCGAAGCGCTGTCCGAGGTCGGTATCACCGGTCTGACCGTTACCGAAGTCAAGGGTTTCGGCCGCCAGAAGGGCCATACCGAGCTGTATCGCGGTGCCGAATATGTTGTCGATTTCCTGCCCAAGATCAAGATCGAGATCGTCGTTGCCACCGAAACGACCGAAGCCGCCATCGATGCGATCATCAAGGCTGCCCGCACTGGCAAGATCGGTGATGGCAAGATTTTCGTCACGCCGGTCGAGCAGATTGTCCGCATTCGCACCGGTGAAATGAACGAATCAGCGATTTAA